The nucleotide sequence AATGGCTCAGGTTCTTTATATGTAATATTTTCTTGGCCGGCCAATTTCTTTAGATTTTTTAAGCTTTGATTGTTTATTTTGTCTAAAAGTTCTTGAGAAAAGCTTTTAGCTTGCTTTTTTGCTTCTTCAAGAATTAGTTTTTCCTTAACTTCTGATTCAATTTCTGAAAGGACTGGAATAAAAGCTGATTCTTGGTCAGTTTTTTCAATGAGTAAAATACCTTTTTCGGTTTCTAGCGGGGGGCCTAAGGTATTTTTGTCTAATGAAAAAGCTACTTCGGTAATTTTATATTGCCAGCCGATGTCTTCGATTGGATCGGAGAGTTTGATTAATCCGGTCTCTTTAATTTTTAGGGAAAATTTACTGGCTAGTTCGGCCAAGGTCCTTATTTCTTTGAGGTTGTTAATGATAGCTGAAATTTTCGGATTATCGTTTTCGATTAACACATAAGCTATATTTATTTTTGCTTCTTTTTCGAATAAGGCTTTATTTTCTTCATAGAATGTCTCAATTTCGCTAGGCGCTATCCCAATATCAACTTTAAATTTATTGTAATTAATAGCTAAGTAGGCTATGGTTGCTTTTTGTGTATCGCGCAGATATAGTTCTTTTATTTCTTCAGGTTTCACTTCGACAGTAGCGTGTTCTTGAAATAACTTATCAATTTTAATGAAAGAGCGGATGTGCTCTTCAAACATACGAGCATTTAGGTTTAAATTGTAGCGTCGAGAAATTGCTTGTAGGAAATTTTGATATGTTTCTTGATTGAATCTTTTTTGACCAAAGATGTTGTTTATTACGTAATTTTTAACTTCTTCGTTGGTAACTTTAATTTTTTCTTGATTGGCCTTCCAAATTAGAGTTAAAAAGTCTAAGCCGATGCGCTCAAAATCAAGTGGAGTGAGCGATTGAGAATCGCCTCCGGAAAGTAGTGCTTGTAGCTTAGCCATTCGGATGGCTTCTTGCAGCTCGGAGATAGTTATTTTTTCACCACCGATTTTACCAAGTATATTTTTATCTCTTCCCGAAAGGTAAAAGCCGGCCCCTGAAAGGCCGAAAGCAGCAATGATTACGATTGCCAATATCCAAATTATACGTTTTGTATGGTGGCTGCGAAAGTTATTAAGCATAGAAGTATAGTAACGGGTATTAAAAATTTTTCAAGTAATTTTTTAATCAAGCTTGCAGAGTCGAGCTATTTATGGTATGTATAAAGCGGTATGAGTTATCTTTGCTATTTTCGATCTAGACGAGATTAACTTAATCTATATAATTTTTTTTTAAAAAATTAACGTTTTATTGAAAATTGGGGGTGAACAGGCTTCGACGTAATGGCTAGATGATCGGTTGCATGTCGCGAGGGTAAGTCTCCCGCGTTAACGGAGCTTACAAAACACAAACGCAACACCTTACGTTGCAACATCTCCTGTTGGCTTAGGCTAAGGAGGGCACCGATATTTTTTGCCTCAGGAATTATTGGTGCACACTTATGGGGCTAGAATTAGGCTCTTTTGCTTTGAGGGTTTAGTTTGAAACTAATAAAGCTGCTTTTTGGAAGATCCCGCCTTTTGGAGCTTTCAAGACTAAGATA is from Candidatus Omnitrophota bacterium and encodes:
- a CDS encoding SurA N-terminal domain-containing protein, translating into MLNNFRSHHTKRIIWILAIVIIAAFGLSGAGFYLSGRDKNILGKIGGEKITISELQEAIRMAKLQALLSGGDSQSLTPLDFERIGLDFLTLIWKANQEKIKVTNEEVKNYVINNIFGQKRFNQETYQNFLQAISRRYNLNLNARMFEEHIRSFIKIDKLFQEHATVEVKPEEIKELYLRDTQKATIAYLAINYNKFKVDIGIAPSEIETFYEENKALFEKEAKINIAYVLIENDNPKISAIINNLKEIRTLAELASKFSLKIKETGLIKLSDPIEDIGWQYKITEVAFSLDKNTLGPPLETEKGILLIEKTDQESAFIPVLSEIESEVKEKLILEEAKKQAKSFSQELLDKINNQSLKNLKKLAGQENITYKEPEPFKFYDYIEGLGLDPEISNSIFSLKNGEVEPRLFIREKAIYIVQLKELTEINDADFQKKKDTYRELLAKNKAFSKRIQFLQRVKQEANLNLNPLR